A genomic window from Periweissella cryptocerci includes:
- a CDS encoding LacI family DNA-binding transcriptional regulator, whose protein sequence is MVTIRDIAQQAGVSVSTASRALNDNPKISQATRTRIQEIAAKVGYQANFNAKTLTLGEANVVGVVFPVAEERSLENPFFIDVMAGINAELSEHRYVLSVAIGATTEKVLANVRAMVLQAKVKRFILLYTKEDDPVSAFLREQDVRYVVIGQPLNQETKLYVDNDNYDAGYATTELLLKEHQSIQPLFVKSEADWHYETERERGFKDATQMHDIQALVIKAETSKSDIILQYVSQHPEIDGIIATDDSLAFAMLTQWRQFYHHDISVIGFNNNQLLNQLAGEKFHTVDLHANELGLEAAKLLFAEVKTGHTNVEFTII, encoded by the coding sequence ATGGTAACAATTCGAGATATTGCCCAACAAGCAGGTGTGTCTGTTTCAACCGCTTCACGGGCGCTCAATGATAATCCTAAAATTAGCCAAGCCACGCGCACCCGAATTCAAGAAATTGCCGCTAAGGTGGGTTATCAGGCTAATTTTAATGCTAAAACATTAACGTTAGGCGAGGCCAATGTGGTCGGGGTCGTTTTTCCGGTTGCCGAAGAACGTAGCTTGGAAAATCCGTTTTTTATTGATGTGATGGCGGGAATTAACGCTGAATTAAGTGAACACCGCTATGTTTTATCAGTCGCAATTGGTGCGACAACGGAGAAGGTCCTGGCCAATGTCCGGGCGATGGTCCTACAAGCAAAGGTGAAACGATTTATTCTTTTGTATACGAAAGAAGACGATCCAGTGAGTGCTTTTTTGCGCGAACAAGATGTCCGGTACGTAGTGATTGGCCAACCTTTGAATCAAGAAACGAAACTCTACGTTGATAATGATAATTATGACGCAGGTTATGCAACGACTGAACTTTTGTTGAAAGAACACCAGAGCATTCAGCCACTGTTTGTAAAGTCAGAAGCTGATTGGCATTATGAAACGGAACGCGAACGGGGCTTTAAAGACGCCACGCAAATGCATGACATCCAAGCCTTAGTGATTAAAGCTGAAACTAGCAAGAGTGATATAATCCTCCAATATGTGAGTCAACATCCGGAAATTGATGGCATCATCGCAACTGATGATTCGCTCGCATTTGCAATGTTAACGCAGTGGCGGCAATTCTATCACCATGATATTTCGGTTATCGGGTTTAATAACAACCAATTATTGAATCAGCTAGCTGGTGAAAAATTTCATACGGTTGATTTACATGCGAATGAGCTCGGGTTAGAAGCCGCCAAGTTATTGTTTGCGGAAGTAAAAACTGGTCACACGAACGTTGAATTTACAATAATATAG
- a CDS encoding SLC45 family MFS transporter, whose protein sequence is MDATQTDVKTSKMPSLPISTIWMMSFGFLGVQMAFSLQSSNMGRIFQTLGADPTKLGFFFILPPLAGMVVQPLVGKYSDRTWMPKLGRRIPYLLVGAVVAVIVMFLLPNSGSFGFGAGSLAALMFGAIAILFMDLSSNVAMQPFKMMVGDMVNEEQKGFAYSIQSFLSNTGSVLACIFPFLLTILGVSNTAAPGVIPQSVVVSFYVGAVILIICSLFTVFKVKEYTPEEYKLYHGLAEESKDEEKVGMFTLLKRAPKVFWTVTVVQFFCWMAFQYLWTYGTGAVADNVWNTVNAATAQYQAAGNWFGILSAIYAVAAVLWSLVLTKIPNDRHKPAYAISLLLGAIGFASVFFIHNQYALIGSFCFIGIAWAAMMAFPFIMVTNALSGSHMGTYLGLFNGSICLPQIVASVASFAIFPLLGGHMPTMILVSGILMAIGALSVGGIKETSAE, encoded by the coding sequence ATGGATGCAACGCAAACAGATGTTAAAACATCAAAAATGCCTTCGTTACCAATTAGTACCATTTGGATGATGAGCTTCGGCTTCTTGGGAGTTCAAATGGCTTTCTCACTACAAAGCTCAAACATGGGACGGATTTTCCAAACTTTGGGTGCTGATCCAACAAAACTGGGTTTCTTCTTCATCTTGCCACCATTGGCCGGGATGGTCGTTCAACCTTTAGTTGGTAAGTATTCAGATCGTACTTGGATGCCTAAGTTAGGGCGCCGGATTCCTTACTTACTAGTTGGTGCGGTTGTCGCAGTTATCGTGATGTTCTTACTACCTAACTCAGGGAGCTTTGGTTTTGGGGCTGGTTCATTAGCCGCCTTGATGTTTGGAGCTATCGCCATTTTGTTCATGGATTTATCTTCTAACGTCGCCATGCAACCATTCAAGATGATGGTTGGTGACATGGTTAACGAAGAACAAAAAGGCTTTGCTTACTCAATTCAAAGTTTCTTGTCTAACACCGGTTCAGTGCTCGCATGTATCTTCCCATTCTTACTCACAATTTTAGGAGTTTCTAACACTGCTGCTCCTGGGGTTATCCCACAATCAGTTGTCGTATCATTCTACGTTGGTGCGGTTATCTTGATTATCTGTTCATTATTCACGGTCTTCAAGGTTAAAGAATATACTCCTGAAGAATACAAGCTTTACCACGGTCTAGCCGAAGAATCAAAAGACGAAGAAAAAGTCGGCATGTTCACCTTGTTGAAACGTGCCCCTAAAGTTTTCTGGACAGTAACAGTAGTTCAATTCTTCTGTTGGATGGCTTTCCAATACCTCTGGACTTACGGTACTGGTGCGGTTGCTGACAACGTTTGGAACACAGTTAACGCTGCGACTGCTCAATATCAAGCTGCTGGTAACTGGTTCGGTATCTTATCAGCTATCTACGCGGTTGCCGCTGTGCTTTGGTCATTAGTCCTTACCAAGATTCCAAATGATCGTCACAAGCCAGCTTATGCAATCAGCTTGCTACTTGGTGCGATTGGATTTGCTTCAGTATTCTTCATTCACAACCAATATGCTTTGATTGGTTCATTCTGTTTCATCGGAATCGCCTGGGCCGCAATGATGGCCTTCCCATTCATCATGGTTACTAATGCTTTATCAGGTAGCCACATGGGAACTTACTTGGGCTTGTTCAACGGCTCAATCTGTTTACCACAAATCGTAGCTTCAGTTGCTAGTTTTGCCATCTTCCCATTATTAGGTGGCCACATGCCAACAATGATCTTAGTATCAGGTATCTTGATGGCCATTGGTGCCTTATCAGTTGGCGGTATCAAAGAAACTTCAGCTGAATAA
- a CDS encoding glycoside hydrolase family 65 protein, translated as MKRTFEVQPWNVVSHDLNQDDKRLQESMTSLGNGYMGMRGFFEEDYSADTLQGLYLGGVWYPDKTRVGWWKNGYPEYFGKAINAVNYIKMNIAINGEKVDLATDEISDFSLDLDMKNAQFTRSFTVTKGAAKVAFKFERFLSIEIQELSVQRVSINNLSDAAVDVTVDANMNADVVNEDSNYDEHFWSTLSTKQELDRASLVTKTTPNPFGTPQFTVAVEQRFVTDLAPKAVEQPAADEVSNEFVGSLAAGATTTIEKRVVLTTSRDYDTEAALTAAVQEIGDKVAGISYDDLFAAHAAKWAARWEIADVTIEGSDEAQQGIRFNLFQLFSTYYGDDSRLNIGPKGFTGEKYGGATYWDTEAFAIPVYLGVTDPSVTKNLLKYRYQQIEGAYHNAKQQGLKGALYPMVTFDGIECHNEWEITFEEIHRNSTIAFAIYNYTHITGDKSWVQGDGSEVLIGIARFWADRVHYSALKDKYMIHGVTGPNEYENNINNNWYTNYMAKWVLQYALEILPDVDDKNAAKLAVTDAEKTKWQEIIDKMYLGEADYEGKHIFVQHDTYLDKDLTPVAELDPANLPLNQKWSWDHILRSPYIKQADVLQGMYYFIDNFTEKEKADNFNFYEPLTVHESSLSASVHSIIAADLHMEDKAVEMYERTARLDLDNYNNDTSDGLHITAMTGAWLSIVQGFAGMRVRNDELHFAPFLPKAWDKYHFRFYFRGRLLEVAVDKAGSSVTLLKGEPLTIDLDGQKLELK; from the coding sequence ATGAAACGTACTTTTGAAGTTCAACCATGGAATGTTGTTAGCCATGATTTAAACCAAGATGATAAACGCCTCCAAGAATCAATGACAAGTCTTGGTAACGGCTATATGGGTATGCGTGGATTCTTTGAAGAAGACTACAGTGCTGATACCTTACAAGGACTTTACTTAGGTGGTGTCTGGTATCCCGATAAGACTCGGGTTGGTTGGTGGAAAAATGGTTACCCAGAATACTTCGGGAAAGCTATCAATGCGGTTAACTACATTAAGATGAACATCGCCATTAATGGTGAAAAAGTTGATTTAGCAACGGATGAAATTTCAGACTTTAGCCTTGATCTTGATATGAAAAATGCGCAGTTTACGCGTTCATTCACAGTTACTAAGGGTGCCGCTAAAGTAGCGTTCAAGTTTGAACGTTTCTTATCAATTGAAATCCAAGAATTATCAGTGCAACGAGTTTCAATCAACAACTTAAGTGATGCAGCGGTTGATGTGACTGTTGACGCCAACATGAATGCTGACGTAGTGAACGAAGATTCAAACTATGATGAACACTTCTGGTCAACACTAAGCACCAAGCAAGAACTTGATCGTGCTTCATTAGTTACTAAAACGACACCAAATCCATTTGGTACACCACAATTCACAGTAGCAGTTGAACAACGCTTTGTTACTGATTTAGCACCTAAGGCAGTTGAACAACCGGCAGCAGATGAAGTATCAAATGAATTTGTTGGTAGCCTTGCAGCTGGTGCCACGACCACGATTGAAAAACGCGTTGTCTTAACAACATCACGTGATTACGATACTGAAGCTGCTTTAACCGCTGCCGTTCAAGAAATTGGTGACAAGGTTGCTGGTATTTCTTACGATGATTTGTTTGCTGCGCATGCTGCTAAGTGGGCCGCTCGTTGGGAAATCGCCGATGTAACTATCGAAGGTTCTGATGAAGCGCAACAAGGAATTCGCTTCAACCTGTTCCAACTCTTCTCAACTTACTATGGTGATGATTCACGGCTTAACATCGGTCCCAAAGGATTCACCGGTGAAAAATACGGTGGTGCAACTTATTGGGATACTGAAGCATTCGCCATCCCAGTTTACCTTGGTGTAACTGATCCATCAGTTACAAAAAACTTGTTGAAGTATCGTTACCAACAAATCGAAGGTGCCTATCACAATGCTAAGCAACAAGGTTTGAAGGGTGCATTGTACCCAATGGTGACCTTTGACGGGATTGAATGTCACAATGAATGGGAAATTACCTTTGAAGAAATTCACCGTAATTCAACTATTGCCTTTGCCATCTACAACTACACCCACATTACTGGTGATAAGAGCTGGGTTCAAGGTGACGGTAGTGAAGTCTTAATTGGAATTGCTCGTTTCTGGGCTGACCGGGTACACTACTCAGCCTTGAAGGACAAATACATGATTCACGGTGTAACTGGTCCGAACGAATATGAAAACAACATCAACAACAACTGGTACACGAACTACATGGCTAAATGGGTTCTCCAATATGCCTTGGAAATTTTGCCAGATGTTGATGATAAGAACGCGGCTAAGTTAGCAGTAACCGATGCTGAAAAGACTAAGTGGCAAGAAATTATCGACAAGATGTATCTTGGTGAAGCTGATTATGAAGGTAAACACATCTTCGTTCAACATGATACTTACCTCGACAAGGATTTGACACCAGTTGCTGAATTGGATCCTGCCAACTTACCATTGAACCAAAAATGGTCATGGGATCACATCTTACGTTCACCATATATCAAGCAAGCGGATGTCTTGCAAGGTATGTACTACTTCATTGACAACTTTACTGAAAAGGAAAAGGCCGATAACTTTAATTTCTACGAACCATTAACAGTTCACGAATCAAGTTTATCAGCTTCAGTCCACTCAATTATTGCTGCTGATTTACACATGGAAGACAAAGCCGTTGAAATGTACGAACGGACAGCCCGGCTTGATCTCGATAACTACAACAATGATACGAGTGACGGTTTGCACATCACTGCGATGACTGGTGCTTGGTTATCAATCGTGCAAGGTTTCGCTGGCATGCGGGTACGCAATGATGAATTGCACTTTGCCCCATTCCTCCCTAAAGCATGGGACAAGTACCACTTCCGCTTCTACTTCCGCGGTCGTTTGCTTGAAGTTGCCGTTGATAAAGCGGGCTCATCAGTAACGTTATTGAAGGGTGAACCTTTGACAATTGATCTTGATGGTCAAAAACTCGAACTTAAATAA